From Vigna unguiculata cultivar IT97K-499-35 chromosome 5, ASM411807v1, whole genome shotgun sequence, the proteins below share one genomic window:
- the LOC114185352 gene encoding NADP-dependent malic enzyme-like: MRSPEQLGLGGCGSKGDAPRKRSSPMMKVVCMTPSSSRTGDRNNSVVMETPLKELKKDSPVADVDGNSSAGGPQDVYGEDRATEDQFVTPWSVSVASGYTLLRDPHFNKGLAFNEKERDAHYLRGLLPPSVIPQETQVKKMIQHIRQYQVPLQKYMAMMDLQERNERLFYKLLIDHVEELLPVVYTPTVGEACQKYGSIFMRPQGLYISLKEKGKIREVLRNWPEKNIQVIVVTDGERILGLGDLGCQGMGIPVGKLSLYTALGGVRPSACLPITIDVGTNNEKLLNDELYIGLKQRRATGQEYAELMNEFMTALKQTYGEKVLIQFEDFANHNAFDLLEKYRSTHLVFNDDIQGTASVVLAGLVAALKLVGGNLADHRFLFLGAGEAGTGIAELIALETSKQTNAPLEEVRKNIWLVDSKGLIVSSRKDSLQHFKKPWAHEHEPVKNLLDAVNQIKPTVLIGTSGQGRTFTKEVIEAMSSINEKPIILSLSNPTSQSECTAEEAYKWSQGRAIFASGSPFPPVEYEGKVFVPGQANNAYIFPGFGLGLIMSGTIRVHDDLLLAASEALASQVSQENFDKGLIYPPFTNIRKISAHIAAKVAAKAYELGLATRLPQPKDLVKFAESCMYTPSYRTYR; this comes from the exons ATGCGCTCTCCTG AGCAACTCGGGTTAGGTGGGTGTGGAAGCAAGGGTGATGCGCCGAGGAAGCGTTCAAGTCCGATGATGAAGGTGGTGTGCATGACCCCAAGCAGCAGCCGGACGGGTGATAGAAACAACAGTGTTGTGATGGAGACGCCTttgaaagaattgaaaaaggaTTCTCCGGTGGCTGATGTTGACGGTAACTCCTCCGCCGGTGGTCCTCAAGATGTGTACGGCGAGGATAGGGCGACGGAGGACCAGTTTGTTACCCCTTGGAGTGTCTCCGTTGCTAG TGGTTATACATTGTTACGAGATCCTCACTTCAACAAAGGGCTCGCCTTCAATGAAAAAGAGAGGGATGCTCACTACTTGCGTGGTCTTCTTCCCCCATCAGTTATTCCCCAAGAAACTCAG GTAAAGAAAATGATCCAGCACATACGCCAGTATCAAGTTCCATTGCAGAAGTACATGGCAATGATGGATCTTCAG GAGAGAAACGAACGTCTATTTTACAAACTTCTTATTGATCACGTTGAAGAGTTACTCCCTGTTGTTTACACTCCAACTGTTGGTGAAGCCTGTCAGAAATATGGAAGCATCTTTATGCGGCCTCAGGGTCTTTATATAAGTTTGAAAGAGAA GGGGAAGATCCGTGAAGTACTAAGGAATTGGCCTGAGAAGAACATTCAAGTCATAGTTGTTACTGATGGAGAACGGATCCTGGGTCTTGGTGATCTTGGTTGTCAG GGAATGGGAATACCTGTGGGGAAACTTTCTTTATATACTGCACTTGGAGGAGTTCGCCCATCAGCT TGTTTGCCTATTACCATTGATGTGGGTACAAACAATGAGAAGTTGCTGAATGATGAATTATACATTGGGCTAAAGCAAAGGCGTGCAACTGGGCAG GAGTACGCTGAGCTCATGAACGAATTCATGACAGCACTGAAGCAAACTTATGGAGAAAAGGTCCTAATTCAG TTTGAAGACTTTGCAAACCACAATGCTTTTGATCTGCTTGAGAAATATAGGTCAACACATCTGGTCTTCAATGATGATATTCAG GGAACAGCTTCGGTTGTCCTTGCTGGATTAGTTGCAGCTCTGAAGTTGGTCGGTGGTAATTTAGCTGATCACAGATTCTTGTTCCTTGGTGCTGGAGAG GCTGGCACTGGAATAGCAGAACTCATAGCACTTGAAACATCAAAACAG ACAAATGCTCCACTGGAGGAAGTGCGCAAGAATATTTGGTTGGTGGACTCAAAG GGATTAATTGTTAGCTCCCGCAAAGACTCACTCCAACATTTCAAGAAGCCCTGGGCTCATGAGCATGAACCTGTTAAAAATCTCTTAGATGCTGTTAAT CAAATTAAGCCAACAGTGCTGATTGGAACATCAGGACAAGGAAGAACTTTTACTAAAGAGGTGATTGAGGCTATGTCTTCTATCAACGAG AAACCTattattctttctctttccaACCCTACGTCACAGTCAGAATGTACTGCTGAAGAAGCTTACAAATGGAGCCAG GGACGTGCCATTTTTGCAAGTGGGAGTCCATTTCCCCCGGTTGAATATGAGGGGAAAGTGTTTGTGCCTGGCCAG GCCAACAATGCATACATATTTCCTGGTTTCGGTCTCGGTTTGATAATGTCTGGGACCATTCGAGTGCATGATGACCTGCTTCTGGCTGCCT CTGAGGCTTTGGCTTCACAAGTGAGCCAAGAGAACTTTGACAAGGGACTCATATACCCACCATTCACCAACATCAGAAAGATTTCAGCACACATAGCTGCCAAGGTTGCTGCTAAGGCTTATGAGCTTG GTTTGGCAACTCGGCTTCCTCAACCAAAAGATTTGGTGAAGTTTGCGGAGAGTTGTATGTACACCCCATCCTACAGAACCTACCGGTGA
- the LOC114184018 gene encoding ABC transporter G family member 36, whose amino-acid sequence MEGGNLSRSISRSLSRSSWRMEGVFASGRYSRRTSNIDEDEEALKWAAIERLPTYDRLRTSILQTFAEGGDHARPSTLQHREVDVRKLDVNERQEFIDRIFKVAEEDNEKYLSKFRNRLEKVGIRLPTVEVRFQNLTVEADSYVGSRALPTLPNVALNIAESALGLCGISTAKRTKLTILKDVSGIIKPSRMALLLGPPSSGKTTLLLALAGKLDNDLRVRGEISYNGYKLNEFVPRKTSAYISQNDVHIGEMTVKETLDFSARCQGVGTRYDLLAELARREKEAGIFPEAELDLFMKATAMEGTESSLITDYTLKILGLDICKDTIVGDEMHRGVSGGQKKRVTTGEMIVGPTKTLLMDEISTGLDSSTTYQIVKCFQQIVHLTEATIFMSLLQPAPETFDLFDDIILISEGQIVYQGPREHIIEFFESCGFRCPERKGTADFLQEVTSRKDQEQYWINRNIPYHYITVSEFANRFKQFHVGRQLENELSAPFDKSKGHRAALVFKKYTVPTRGLLKACWDKEWLLIKRNSFVYIFKTGQICIIGIIAATVFFRTKMHQRDESDAAVYIGAILFTMIMNMFNGFSELPLTIARLPVFYKHRDHLFHPPWTYTLPNFLLRIPISIFEAIVWVLLTYYPIGFAPEASRFFKHLLLVFLVQQMAAGMFRLISGVCRTMIIANTGGALMLLLVFLLGGFILPKRDIRDWWIWGYWISPLTYAYNGLTVNELFAPRWNKPSTDGVTPIGLATLNNFDVFAEKGWYWIAVATLFGFTVLYNVLFTFALMYLNPIGKKQAIISEEEASEMATGGNSREEPRLVRPEPNREIAPQPLYSTGEVAMQQMSGRMRNVDSMRDSAIGVSPKKGMVLPFQPLAMSFDSVNYYVDMPAEMKEQGVTDDRLQLLREVTGAFRPGVLTALMGVSGAGKTTLMDVLAGRKTGGYIEGDVRISGYPKNQETFARISGYCEQTDIHSPQVTIRESLIYSAFLRLPREVNNEEKMKFVDEVMDLVELDNLKDAIVGLPGVTGLSTEQRKRLTIAVELVANPSIIFMDEPTSGLDARAAAIVMRTVRNTVDTGRTVVCTIHQPSIDIFEAFDELLLMKRGGQVIYSGPLGRNSHKIIEYFEAIPGVPKIKDKYNPATWMLEVSSIAAEVRLGMDFAEYYKTSSLYQRNKALIRELSTPPPGTKDLYFPTQYSQSTWEQFKSCLWKQWLTYWRSPDYNLVRFFFTLAVAFVVGTVFWRVGKKRGSSSDLNTIIGALYGSIFFVGVNNCQTVQPVVAVERTVFYRERAAGMYSALPYAIAQVISEIPYVFVQTIYFAFIVYAMVSFEWKVEKVLWFFFVSFFSFLYFTYYGMMTVSITPNHQVASIFGAAFYGLFNLFSGFFIPRPKIPKWWVWYYWICPVAWTVYGLIVSQYRDVEITIFVPGENNQTIKHYIEDHYGFKPNFMGPVAIVLVAFPVFFAFVFAFSIKTLNFQTR is encoded by the exons ATGGAGGGTGGGAATTTGAGCAGAAGCATAAGTAGGAGCTTAAGCAGGTCAAGTTGGAGAATGGAGGGTGTGTTTGCGAGTGGGAGATATTCACGAAGAACATCAAACATTGATGAGGACGAAGAGGCTCTCAAGTGGGCAGCCATAGAAAGATTACCAACCTACGACAGGCTAAGAACAAGTATCCTGCAAACTTTTGCAGAGGGTGGTGATCATGCTCGTCCCAGCACATTGCAGCACAGAGAAGTCGATGTTAGAAAGTTAGATGTGAACGAAAGGCAAGAGTTTATCGACAGAATCTTCAAGGTTGCCGAAGAAGACAATGAAAAGTACTTGAGCAAGTTCAGAAACAGACTCGAAAA GGTTGGTATCCGACTCCCAACAGTAGAAGTGAGGTTTCAAAATTTGACAGTTGAGGCAGATTCCTACGTTGGCAGCAGAGCGTTGCCAACCCTACCAAACGTTGCATTGAACATTGCTGAATCAGCTCTTGGCTTATGTGGGATTAGCACCGCCAAGAGAACAAAGCTCACGATTCTTAAAGATGTTTCCGGCATTATTAAACCTTCTAG AATGGCCCTTCTGCTTGGTCCCCCTTCTTCTGGGAAAACGACCCTTTTGCTGGCGTTGGCTGGAAAATTGGACAATGATTTGAGG GTACGAGGAGAAATCTCCTACAACGGTTACAAGCTCAATGAGTTTGTCCCTAGAAAAACTTCAGCTTACATTAGCCAAAATGATGTGCATATTGGAGAAATGACAGTAAAAGAAACCCTCGATTTCTCAGCTAGATGTCAAGGAGTTGGAACACGATATG ACCTATTAGCCGAGCTTGCTCGAAGGGAAAAAGAAGCTGGAATATTTCCAGAGGCAGAACTCGATCTTTTCATGAAG gCCACTGCAATGGAGGGAACAGAAAGCAGTCTCATTACTGACTATACTCTCAAA ATATTGGGGCTTGATATTTGCAAAGATACAATCGTGGGTGATGAAATGCACAGAGGAGTGTCTGGTGGCCAAAAGAAGCGTGTAACAACAG GAGAAATGATTGTTGGGCCCACAAAAACATTGCTGATGGATGAGATATCAACGGGCCTTGATAGCTCCACGACATATCAAATAGTGAAATGCTTCCAACAGATTGTGCACCTTACGGAAGCAACCATATTCATGTCCCTACTCCAGCCTGCTCCGGAGACGTTCGATCTgtttgatgatatcatcttgaTATCGGAGGGTCAGATTGTTTATCAGGGCCCACGTGAGCACATCATTGAGTTCTTTGAATCATGTGGATTTAGATGTCCTGAGAGAAAGGGAACCGCAGATTTCTTACAGGAG GTTACTTCAAGGAAAGACCAAGAACAATATTGGATAAACAGAAACATACCATACCATTACATCACAGTGAGTGAGTTTGCAAATAGGTTCAAGCAATTCCATGTTGGAAGGCAACTTGAGAATGAACTTTCTGCGCCATTTGACAAATCAAAGGGACACAGAGCAGCTCTTGTTTTCAAGAAATATACAGTGCCCACAAGGGGACTTCTTAAGGCATGTTGGGATAAGGAATGGCTACTGATCAAGAGAAACTCTTTCGTCTATATATTTAAGACAGGTCAAATATGCATCATCGGTATCATAGCTGCAACTGTGTTCTTTAGGACCAAAATGCATCAAAGGGATGAGTCTGATGCAGCAGTTTACATAGGTGCCATTTTGTTTACCATGATCATGAACATGTTCAATGGCTTTTCTGAATTACCACTCACCATTGCAAGACTTCCTGTTTTCTACAAGCACAGAGACCACCTTTTCCATCCTCCTTGGACTTATACCCTCCCTAATTTCTTACTCAGAATCCCCATTTCTATCTTTGAAGCTATTGTTTGGGTTCTTCTCACATACTACCCTATAGGATTTGCACCTGAAGCTAGCAG GTTTTTCAAGCACTTGTTGTTAGTTTTTCTTGTCCAACAAATGGCAGCTGGGATGTTCAGGCTTATATCTGGAGTTTGTAGAACAATGATTATTGCTAACACTGGTGGAGCCCTCATGCTGCTTCTTGTTTTTCTACTAGGAGGTTTCATCCTTCCTAAAC GTGACATTCGAGATTGGTGGATATGGGGTTACTGGATTTCACCGTTAACATATGCGTACAATGGTTTGACAGTGAACGAATTATTTGCTCCAAGGTGGAACAAGCCG TCCACAGATGGTGTAACTCCAATCGGTTTGGCTACGTTAAATAACTTTGACGTTTTCGCTGAGAAAGGATGGTATTGGATAGCTGTAGCGACTCTCTTCGGCTTCACTGTTCTGTACAATGTTCTCTTCACCTTTGCACTCATGTACCTCAACC CCATTGGAAAAAAACAAGCAATAATATCTGAAGAAGAAGCATCCGAAATGGCGACTGGAGGAAACTCTAGGGAAGAGCCTAGACTTGTAAGGCCGGAGCCCAACAGAGAGATAGCTCCTCAGCCATTATATTCTACAG GAGAAGTGGCAATGCAACAAATGAGTGGTCGAATGAGAAATGTTGATTCAATGCGTGATTCAGCTATTGGTGTTTCCCCAAAGAAAGGAATGGTTCTACCTTTTCAACCACTTGCAATGTCTTTTGACAGTGTTAATTATTATGTGGACATGCCTGCT GAAATGAAAGAGCAAGGAGTGACCGATGATAGACTACAGTTACTGAGGGAAGTAACTGGTGCCTTCAGGCCTGGAGTTTTAACTGCTTTAATGGGAGTAAGTGGTGCTGGAAAGACAACTTTGATGGATGTTTTAGCTGGGAGAAAAACAGGTGGCTACATTGAAGGAGATGTTAGAATATCTGGCTACCCAAAGAATCAAGAAACATTTGCAAGAATTTCTGGCTACTGTGAGCAGACTGATATCCATTCACCCCAAGTTACTATCCGAGAGTCTTTGATCTATTCTGCATTCCTTCGTTTACCTAGAGAGGTCAATAATGAGGAGAAAATG AAATTTGTTGATGAAGTAATGGACTTGGTTGAGCTAGACAATCTCAAGGATGCTATAGTTGGGCTTCCTGGTGTTACTGGGTTGTCTACCGAGCAAAGAAAAAGACTAACAATTGCTGTTGAACTTGTTGCCAATCCTTCAATCATTTTCATGGATGAACCCACTTCAGGTCTCGATGCAAGAGCAGCAGCCATTGTGATGAGAACCGTGAGAAACACTGTTGACACTGGAAGAACAGTTGTGTGCACAATTCACCAACCTAGTATTGATATCTTTGAGGCTTTTGACGAG TTGTTGTTGATGAAGAGAGGAGGCCAAGTGATATACTCAGGACCATTAGGAAGGAATTCACACAAGATTATAGAATATTTTGAG GCAATCCCAGGGGTCCCAAAAATCAAGGATAAGTACAATCCAGCCACATGGATGTTAGAGGTAAGCTCTATAGCAGCTGAAGTTCGACTTGGAATGGATTTTGCAGAGTACTACAAAACATCATCCTTATACCA GCGAAACAAAGCTCTTATAAGGGAATTAAGCACACCTCCACCAGGAACAAAAGATTTGTACTTTCCCACTCAGTATTCTCAATCCACTTGGGAACAATTCAAATCTTGTTTATGGAAGCAATGGTTGACTTATTGGAGAAGTCCAGATTATAACCTTGTCAGATTTTTCTTCACCTTAGCAGTAGCTTTCGTGGTGGGGACAGTATTTTGGAGGGTTGGCAAGAAAAG GGGAAGCTCAAGCGATTTGAACACCATTATAGGAGCTTTATATGGATCTATATTCTTTGTTGGTGTCAACAATTGTCAAACAGTTCAACCAGTAGTGGCAGTTGAAAGAACAGTGTTTTATCGAGAAAGAGCTGCTGGAATGTATTCTGCTTTGCCTTATGCCATTGCACAG GTTATCTCTGAAATACCATATGTATTTGTTCAAActatttattttgcattcatagTCTATGCTATGGTAAGCTTTGAATGGAAAGTGGAAAAGGTCCTCTggtttttctttgttagttttttcTCCTTCTTGTACTTCACATATTACGGGATGATGACTGTTTCCATTACACCAAACCACCAAGTAGCATCAATCTTTGGAGCAGCATTCTATGGACTCTTCAATCTCTTTTCTGGTTTCTTCATCCCAAGACCA AAAATTCCAAAATGGTGGGTCTGGTATTATTGGATTTGCCCAGTAGCATGGACAGTATATGGGTTAATTGTCTCACAGTATAGAGATGTAGAGATAACCATTTTTGTGCCTGGTGAGAATAATCAAACTATCAAGCACTATATTGAAGACCATTATGGGTTTAAACCCAACTTCATGGGACCAGTTGCTATTGTTTTGGTCGCTTTTCCCGTCTTCTTTGCCTTTGTATTTGCCTTCTCCATCAAAACACTAAACTTCCAAAccagataa